The Apium graveolens cultivar Ventura chromosome 6, ASM990537v1, whole genome shotgun sequence genome contains a region encoding:
- the LOC141664691 gene encoding uncharacterized protein LOC141664691, which produces MNLDRALRKEQPVPTTDDPKTDQIEKWERCNCMCLVIIKRTTPTGFQGSIAESTSVKKFLSEIEQYFAKNEKAETSNLVSKLMTMKHKGKGNIREYIIGMSNLAGKLKELKLELSDELLVHLVLIYFPPQFGHFVVSYNTQKEKWTLNELISHCVQEEERVLREKTESAHLASSSHDKKRKKGKDIASGKPKHQLQ; this is translated from the coding sequence ATGAATCTTGACCGTGCGCTAAGGAAAGAGCAACCAGTTCCCACTACGGATGATCCCAAAACGGATCAAATTGAGAAATGGGAACGCTGTAATTGCATGTGTCTTGTGATCATAAAGCGAACGACTCCAACTGGCTTTCAGGGCTCTATTGCTGAGAGCACAAGTGTTAAGAAGTTCCTCTCCGAGATTGAGCAATATTTTGCTAAGAATGAGAAAGCGGAAACGAGTAATCTTGTGTCAAAACTCATGACCATGAAGCATAAAGGAAAGGGGAACATAAGGGAGTACATCATTGGGATGTCTAATCTTGCTGGAAAACTCAAGGAACTCAAGTTAGAACTTTCGGATGAGTTACTTGTTCACTTGGTTCTTATTTATTTTCCTCCTCAGTTTGGACACTTTGTGGTGAGTTATAATACCCAAAAGGAAAAATGGACTCTTAATGAGCTCATTTCACACTGTGTGCAAGAGGAAGAGAGGGTTTTGCGAGAGAAGACCGAGAGTGCTCACTTGGCATCAAGCTCTCATGATAAAAAAAGGAAGAAAGGTAAGGATATTGCAAGTGGAAAACCCAAGCATCAGTTGCAATAG